A window from Chrysemys picta bellii isolate R12L10 chromosome 2, ASM1138683v2, whole genome shotgun sequence encodes these proteins:
- the DPH3 gene encoding diphthamide biosynthesis protein 3 isoform X2: protein MGYKGQSAETSAVAHTTSSSCYKMQAIPILLLVGLTYVSPVFGKREISANGTFSNRKYYSSINVSNGGPWGTWTWIDLCPEHFYAMGYSVKMEEYGGASDDTALNGIRLFCIKINNTSSAVYTVESDSGKFGQWSGITWCPTGFLTAFQLKVEVPQGILDDTAANSIKFRCSSGAIIEGTGGSFGDYGGWSNACTRGGICGIETKQDPYHNAFIDDTALNDVRFFCCD, encoded by the exons ATGGGGTATAAAGGACAGAGTGCAGAAACTAGTGCTGTGGCTCACACTACTTCATCCAGCTGTTATAAAATGCAAGCCATTCCTATTCTTCTTTTGGTTGGCTTAACCTATGTCTCCCCAGTCTTTGGTAAAAGAGAAATCAGCGCTAATGGCACTTTCTCAAACAGAAAGTATTACAGCTCAATAAATGTCAGTAATGGAGGACCTTGGGGCACTTGGACATGGATTGATTTGTGCCCAGAACATTTCTATGCTATGGGATATAGTGTAAAG ATGGAGGAGTATGGAGGAGCTAGTGATGACACTGCACTAAATGGGATCCGTTTATTTTGCATAAAAATCAACAATACGAGTAGTGCTGTCTATACCGTTGAATCTGATTCTGGAAA GTTTGGGCAATGGTCAGGAATCACTTGGTGTCCAACAGGGTTCCTAACAGCCTTTCAGCTGAAAGTTGAAGTTCCACAAGGAATTTTAGATGATACAGCTGCTAACAGTATCAAATTCCGCTGTAGCAGTGGTGCTATCATAGAAGGAACAGGCGGTAGCTTTGGTGATTATGGTGGATGGAGTAATGCCTGCACAAGAGGTGGAATTTGTGGCATTGAAACCAAACAGGACCCATACCATAATGCTTTTATTGATGACACAGCGCTCAATGATGTTCGTTTCTTCTGTTGTGACTGA